A section of the Methanoculleus horonobensis genome encodes:
- a CDS encoding Sjogren's syndrome/scleroderma autoantigen 1 family protein, translating to MTADQADEVMAEYLLKGGKMLAKSCKVCGYPLFEYKGETQCVVCPLAAQKEPLPEAEPPAPAPESGQSSAPAARKVQGEAAAEIERTIVHLCERIREEQRPDECLTLMKAVERGARALARLGQR from the coding sequence ATGACGGCTGATCAGGCTGACGAAGTCATGGCCGAGTATCTCCTCAAGGGAGGAAAGATGCTCGCTAAATCCTGTAAGGTCTGCGGCTATCCCCTGTTTGAGTATAAGGGAGAGACACAGTGCGTCGTCTGCCCGCTTGCTGCGCAAAAAGAGCCTCTTCCCGAAGCGGAGCCTCCTGCACCCGCACCGGAGTCCGGGCAGTCCTCTGCGCCGGCCGCACGGAAGGTGCAGGGCGAGGCCGCCGCCGAGATCGAGCGGACGATCGTCCACCTCTGTGAGCGGATCAGGGAAGAACAGAGGCCCGACGAGTGCCTGACCCTGATGAAGGCGGTCGAGCGGGGCGCGAGAGCCCTCGCACGACTGGGTCA
- a CDS encoding UPF0147 family protein, producing MASPEETIRICIQMLQNISEDSTIPRNIRRVADSTRSVLQDESRSIGLRAATAISMIDEISNDPNMPVHARTRIWELVSQLETVPLD from the coding sequence ATGGCAAGTCCAGAAGAAACAATACGGATCTGCATCCAGATGCTGCAGAATATCAGTGAGGATTCCACCATTCCAAGAAATATCAGGCGCGTCGCAGACTCGACCAGATCGGTTCTCCAGGACGAATCGAGAAGCATCGGTCTTCGCGCCGCAACCGCAATCTCTATGATCGACGAGATCAGCAACGATCCGAACATGCCGGTTCATGCACGGACCCGCATCTGGGAGCTGGTATCGCAACTCGAGACGGTACCTCTCGACTAA